One genomic segment of Arachis duranensis cultivar V14167 chromosome 4, aradu.V14167.gnm2.J7QH, whole genome shotgun sequence includes these proteins:
- the LOC107485291 gene encoding serine/threonine-protein kinase STY13 (The sequence of the model RefSeq protein was modified relative to this genomic sequence to represent the inferred CDS: added 49 bases not found in genome assembly) codes for MSFREESVPESTESKSVKQNGFITDTQLTIDESLLVDPKLLFIGSKIGEGAHGKVYEGRYGERIVAIKVLNRGSTSEERAALENRFAREVNMMSRVHHENLVKFIGACKDPLMVIVTELLPGMSLRKYLTSIRPKLLDLHVAINFALDIARAMDWLHANGIIHRDLKPDNLLLTANQKSVKLADFGLAREESVTEMMTAETGTYRWMAPELYSTVTLRQGEKKHYNNKVDVYSFGIVLWELLTNRMPFEGMSNLQAAYAAAFKQERPSMPEDISPDLAFIIQSCWVEDPNLRPSFSQIIRMLNAFLFTLSPPSPPMQEPDEIEPEEATTSNGTITQYSARNRGKFAFIRHLFSSKRTKN; via the exons ATGAGTTTCAGAGAAGAATCGGTTCCGGAAAGCACTGAGTCAAAATCAGTGAAGCAAAATGGGTTCATAACAGATACTCAGTTAACAATCGATGAGAGCCTTTTGGTTGATCCAAAACTTCTGTTTATAGGGTCCAAGATTGGTGAGGGAGCTCATGGTAAAGTCTATGAAGGAAG gtATGGAGAGAGAATTGTTGCAATCAAAGTTTTAAATCGTGGGAGCACTTCTGAAGAAAGAGCTGCCCTTGAAAATCGGTTTGCTCGGGAAGTTAATATGATGTCTCGTGTCCATCATGAGAATCTTGTTAAG TTTATTGGAGCTTGTAAGGATCCTTTGATGGTGATCGTTACAGAATTATTGCCTGGGATGTCACTGAGGAAATACTTAACAAGTATCCGTCCGAAGTTACTAGACCTTCATGTTGCTATAAACTTTGCCCTTGATATTGCTCGGGCCATGGATTGGCTACATGCCAACGGGATCATACATAGAGATCTGAAGCCTG ACAATCTGTTGCTTACGGCAAATCAGAAGTCTGTTAAACTTGCAGATTTTGGTCTCGCAAGAGAAGAATCCGTGACTGAAATGATGACAGCAGAAACCGGAACTTACCGATGGATGGCACCAGAG TTGTATAGTACCGTGACATTGCGCCAGGGAGAGAAAAAGCACTACAACAACAAGGTTGATGTGTATAGCTTTGGTATTGTTTTGTGGGAGCTACTAACAAACCGCATGCCTTTCGAAGGGATGTCGAATTTACAGGCTGCTTATGCTGCTGCATTTAAg CAAGAGAGGCCTAGCATGCCTGAAGATATATCCCCGGATCTCGCCTTCATCATACAATCATGCTGGGTTGAAGATCCTAACCTGAGACCGAGTTTTAGTCAGATCATTCGCATGCTCAATGCATTTCTCTTCACGCTTTCGCCACCGTCTCCTCCCATGCAAGAGCCTGATGAAATCGAGCCTGAGGAAGCGACGACAAGTAATGGTACCATTACTCAGTATTCCGCCCGGAACAGAGGGAA
- the LOC107485288 gene encoding protein FAR1-RELATED SEQUENCE 5-like → MNKAFRSDEAAYEFYRRLGKCFGFGIRKGDSGKDDSGRVIRRRFFCNRAGLRERRHYDRLDRQRSHRPETRTNCEAKLSVYLDVVSGIWRVRKIVLDHNHDLTPAYMVHMMTNFREITCSAKAQIFGMQAHGVPTSKILGYMAGQSGGYSLMGFTKKDAYNYINKAKRAKIIDGDANAAVVYLEGKAGADPMSMARYNLTKDNMLANMFWADGGSRVDYQYFGDVLAFDSTYKKNKYQRPLVIFSGVNNHKQTTIFGFGVVLDESVGSYKWLLENLLEVMCNKKPSVVVTDGCDSMKAAVKSVFPEATHRLCAWHMEKNVTANVREEGLRQCFTRWLYSEMEIDEFEAEWDDAIEEYGLQNSFWAKETFQKRMMWANAYLQDKFCAGFRTTSRCEGINAYVKNFLKSRHSLLDMVKNLELVLREYRNNELVAQFRSLHGTPVMTTCLDPLERYAADAYTREIFVDAKKEIVGVGAVNFVAKIRRSTTMVYTLEEYGDPGREVIVLYDRVSRKMECACNFWRQKGIPCRHMFFVMKHEHLTRIPESLVLKRWRKDAKSLDKYGEITEVGSEVGFLLRHGALHAAAQWMLYVGARSPLCFTQALNGLHAMCQELDRGPESGGQRKAVDMVDLHDPVVAKTKGAPRVRRQGGRKRRCTRCRKMGHTKRHCNADQSFVSKAGESKDFEATNLGSEGSSPTERVRFEQGKKGVTGPNNLCAPVWLEASGSKISLQHEIAAATGHKETMEWETNMIRNTDEVIAQLMTDVTYLSSRLGSSFAA, encoded by the exons ATGAACAAGGCATTCCGTAGCGATGAAGCAGCATATGAATTTTACAGGAGGTTAGGCAAATGTTTTGGTTTTGGTATTCGAAAGGGTGACTCGGGAAAAGATGACAGTGGAAGGGTTATTCGTCGTAGATTTTTTTGTAATAGAGCGGGCCTGAGAGAACGTCGTCACTATGATAGGCTAGATAGGCAGAGAAGTCATAGACCAGAAACCCGGACAAATTGTGAGGCAAAGTTGTCAGTCTACCTTGATGTGGTCAGTGGGATATGGAGGGTGAGGAAAATTGTATTGGATCATAACCACGATTTAACTCCGgcatatatggttcatatgatGACGAATTTTAGAGAAATAACTTGTTCCGCTAAGGCACAAATATTTGGTATGCAGGCTCATGGTGTTCCGACGTCTAAGATTCTGGGGTATATGGCCGGACAGTCTGGTGGCTATTCTCTAATGGGCTTCACTAAGAAGGATGCTTACAATTATATTAACAAGGCTAAGCGTGCAAAGATTATTGATGGGGACGCTAACGCCGCTGTTGTATACTTGGAGGGGAAAGCGGGGGCAGATCCGATGTCGATGGCTAGGTATAATCTTACTAAGGATAATATGCTAGCCAATATGTTTTGGGCGGATGGTGGCAGTAGAGTTGATTACCAATACTTTGGGGATGTTCTAGCATTTGATTCGacctacaagaaaaataaatatcagaGACCGCTGGTGATCTTTTCTGGTGTGAATAACCATAAGCAGACGACAATATTTGGGTTTGGCGTGGTGTTAGATGAAAGCGTTGGGTCTTATAAGTGGTTGTTGGAAAATTTGTTGGAAGTCATGTGTAACAAGAAGCCGTCGGTTGTCGTCACGGATGGGTGTGATTCAATGAAAGCTGCAGTGAAGTCTGTGTTTCCGGAGGCAACGCATCGATTGTGTGCTTGGCATATGGAGAAGAATGTAACCGCTAATGTGAGGGAAGAGGGACTGCGGCAATGTTTCACCCGGTGGCTGTATTCAGAGATGGAAATAGATGAATTTGAGGCTGAGTGGGATGATGCTATTGAAGAGTATGGGTTGCAAAACAGTTTTTGGGCCAAAGAAACTTTTCAGAAGAGGATGATGTGGGCTAATGCATATCTACAGGACAAGTTCTGTGCAGGGTTTCGGACAACGTCCCGGTGTGAAGGCATTAACGCGTACGTGAAGAATTTTCTTAAGTCTAGGCACAGTCTCCTTGATATGGTTAAAAATTTGGAGTTGGTCCTGCGAGAGTACCGAAATAACGAATTAGTTGCACAATTTAGGTCACTCCATGGGACGCCGGTAATGACAACTTGTTTGGATCCTCTTGAGAGGTATGCTGCAGATGCATACACACGGGAGATATTCGTCGACGCGAAGAAGGAAATAGTGGGTGTCGGTGCAGTTAATTTTGTAGCCAAGATAAGACGCTCAACTACAATGGTGTACACGTTGGAGGAATATGGTGACCCAGGTAGAGAGGTGATTGTGTTGTACGATAGGGTTTCAAGGAAAATGGAGTGCGCATGCAATTTTTGGAGGCAAAAGGGAATACCTTGTAGACATATGTTTTTTGTAATGAAGCATGAGCACTTGACTCGAATTCCTGAGAGCCTGGTTCTGAAGAGATGGCGAAAGGATGCAAAGTCGTTGGATAAGTATGGTGAGATCACGGAAGTTGGTAGTGAAGTTGGTTTCTTGTTGCGCCATGGTGCACTTCATGCAGCCGCACAGTGGATGCTATATGTTGGAGCCAGGAGCCCTTTATGTTTCACACAGGCGCTTAACGGTCTCCATGCGATGTGTCAAGAACTAGATAGAGGCCCTGAAAGTGGGGGTCAGAGGAAAGCTGTTGATATGGTTGACTTACACGACCCTGTTGTTGCGAAGACTAAGGGTGCCCCTCGTGTGAGGAGGCAGGGCGGACGCAAAAGGCGCTGCACCCGTTGCCGCAAAATGGGTCACACAAAACGACATTGCAATGCCGACCAATCCTTTGTTTCCAAGGCTGGAGAGAGCAAAGATTTTGAGGCTACAAATTTAGGATCGGAGGGGTCTTCACCGACGGAAAGG GTCCGATTCGAACAAGGCAAGAAGGGTGTTACTGGACCCAATAATTTGTGTGCACCAGTTTGGTTGGAGGCATCAGGTTCGAAGATTAGTTTACAACATGAAATTGCTGCTGCAACTGGACATAAGGAGACTATGGAATGGGAGACAAACATGATACGTAACACCGATGAAGTAATAGCACAG CTGATGACTGATGTAACTTATCTCAGTTCAAGATTGGGTTCGAGCTTCGCAGCATAA
- the LOC110280547 gene encoding protein GET4-like encodes MFCCRYVSAERYSEALNILHPGACLQLTHGQVTCGAELASMYVETLVKGKISYDKKTLDLIKKIYQAFPRVPLPQHLWDVDDVQQLSEDIETAKARVEGCSSFLKAAIRWSAKYGVDSNGSPKLHIMLAEYIYSKSPEADIGKVTYHFMRGNDPKKFASTLVNFLGKCYLGEDDLMIARAVLRYLCQDNLREANLLGEEVKTQIESTKIEFPTSKLMQFITYLLQTMERDALPLFNMLRVNYKSSIDRKPAFHEMLDDIAKKFYGVQRRNPMGCLEIYIFKLMGSAE; translated from the exons ATGTTTTGCTGCAGATATGTATCTGCTGAGAGGTATTCTGAAGCATTAAATATCCTACATCCAGGAGCTTGCCTTCAATTGACTCATGGGCAG GTTACATGCGGAGCAGAGCTTGCTTCAATGTATGTGGAGACCTTAGTGAAAGGGAAAATTTCTTATGATAAAAAAACACTTG ATCTTATCAAGAAAATCTATCAGGCGTTTCCTCGGGTTCCACTGCCACAACACTTGTGGGATGTTGATGATGTGCAGCAGCTTTCTGAAGACATCGAAACGGCAAAGGCACGTGTTGAAGGCTGTTCCTCATTTTTAAAAGCTGCTATCAG GTGGTCAGCCAAATATGGAGTAGATAGTAATGGATCTCCTAAACTGCACATTATGCTAGCCGAATACATATATTCAAAAAGTCCTGAGGCG GATATAGGTAAAGTAACATATCATTTTATGAGAGGAAATGATCCAAAGAAGTTTGCTTCTACTCTGGTGAACTTTCTGGGCAAG TGCTATCTTGGTGAAGATGATCTGATGATTGCTCGAGCGGTTTTAAG GTATTTGTGTCAAGATAATTTGAGAGAGGCCAACCTACTAGGTGAAGAGGTAAAGACACAAATCGAATCCACCAAGATTGAGTTCCCAACGTCAAAGTTAATGCAGTTCATCACTTATCTTTTGCAAAC GATGGAGAGAGATGCTTTACCTCTTTTTAATATGTTGAGAGTAAATTATAAGTCAAGTATTGACAGGAAACCTGCATTCCATGAG ATGCTAGATGACATTGCaaagaagttt TATGGAGTACAGAGAAGGAATCCCATGGGATGTTTGGAGATATATATATTCAAG TTGATGGGGTCTGCTGAATGA